A single genomic interval of Danio aesculapii chromosome 5, fDanAes4.1, whole genome shotgun sequence harbors:
- the LOC130228676 gene encoding protein B4, translated as MPPKKASAEPTAVIAKDSENETTETKTAAPENSNAKAAARKVSPHPSTMEMVKEALKELDSRKGVSAQAIRGYIKEKYSTVDETRLKYMVRRALNKGMDTGVFVRPANSGSTTGAQGRFRIAAKTKAKEAKAQSKENADPNAPKPKKAKATKAKSEGATKEKSTKKKETTDDSKPKTSERNGTSSKVAPAKKPKAKKAAGEGGAKPKPSKAKKASKASKEGEEEPAAKKGGKKTAAKAEDGESGAAATEKAPGKRAKK; from the exons atgcctCCAAAAAAAGCATCTGCAGAGCCGACAGCTGTAATTGCAAAGGACTCTGAGAATGAGACCACTGAAACGAAAACTG CAGCTCCTGAAAACTCCAATGCAAAAGCCGCAGCGCGCAAGGTTTCTCCACATCCGTCCACGATGGAGATGGTGAAAGAAGCTTTAAAGGAGCTGGACTCCAGAAAAGGTGTTTCCGCTCAGGCTATTCGTGGCTACATTAAAGAAAAATACTCCACTGTCGATGAAACTAGACTGAAGTATATGGTGCGGCGAGCCCTGAACAAAGGCATGGACACTGGTGTGTTTGTGCGACCTGCTAATTCTGGGTCAACGACGGGTGCTCAGGGACGCTTTCGG ATTGCTGCTAAGACCAAAGCAAAAGAAGCAAAGGCCCAGTCGAAGGAAAATGCCGATCCCAATGCACCAAAACCTAAAAAGGCGAAGGCAACCAAAGCCAAGAGTGAAG GAGCAACCAAAGAAAAGTCCACAAAGAAAAAGGAGACCACAGAT GATTCTAAGCCGAAGACATCGGAGCGAAATGGCACTTCCTCAAAGGTGGCCCCTGCTAAGAAGCCAAAGGCGAAGAAAGCTGCAGGGGAAGGTGGAGCCAAGCCCAAACCCAGCAAAGCTAAAAAAGCCTCTAAAGCATCAAAAGAGGGAGAGGAGGAACCAGCGGCTAAGAAAGGAGGAAAGAAAACTGCTGCAAAGGCAGAAGACGGTGAATCTGGAGCTGCAGCCACTGAGAAAGCCCCAGGGAAGCGAGCAAAGAAGTGA